One window from the genome of Dyella sp. A6 encodes:
- a CDS encoding IlvD/Edd family dehydratase has translation MSSSKKPGRRSQAWFGSADKSGFLYRSWLKNQGYPGDLFDGRPVIGICNTWSELTPCNGHFRELAEYVKRGVYEAGGFPLEFPVMSLGETQMRPTAMLFRNLASMDVEESIRANPIDGVVLLMGCDKTTPSLMMGAASCDIPTIGISGGPMLSGRWRGQKIGSGTGVWQMSEMVRAGEMSHEDFVEAESCMHRSKGSCMTMGTASTMANMVEALGMSLPENAAIPAVDSRRYQLAQLSGRRIVQMVHEDLRMSKILTREAFENAIRTNAAIGGSTNAVIHLLALAGRIGVELNLQDWDELGSKLPCLVNLLPSGEHLMEDYYYAGGLPAVLREIAAHLHTDALTVNGHTLGENIANAPCWNRDVIKTMDEPVRAEAGIAVLRGNLAPNGAVIKPSAASPHLLKHRGRAVVFENIEDFHARIDDDALDIDETCVMVLKNCGPRGYPGMAEVGNMPLPPKLLKRGITDMVRISDARMSGTAYGTVVLHTSPEAAAGGPLALVRDGDMIELDVPGRRIHLEVGDEELARRKANWKAPETPTRGWYKLYVEHVQQADLGADLDFLVGGSGADVPRDSH, from the coding sequence GAAGCCAGGTCGGCGCAGTCAGGCGTGGTTCGGCAGTGCGGACAAGAGTGGTTTCCTCTACCGAAGCTGGCTGAAAAACCAGGGCTATCCGGGTGACTTGTTCGATGGACGTCCCGTCATCGGCATCTGCAATACCTGGTCCGAGCTGACGCCTTGCAACGGCCACTTCCGCGAACTGGCCGAATACGTCAAGCGCGGTGTCTATGAAGCGGGTGGCTTTCCGCTCGAATTCCCGGTGATGTCGCTGGGCGAGACTCAGATGCGCCCCACCGCGATGTTGTTTCGCAACCTCGCCAGCATGGATGTCGAAGAGTCGATCCGCGCCAATCCGATCGATGGCGTGGTACTGCTGATGGGCTGCGACAAGACCACCCCGTCCCTGATGATGGGCGCGGCAAGCTGCGACATTCCGACTATCGGTATCTCCGGCGGCCCGATGCTCAGCGGCCGCTGGCGCGGCCAGAAGATCGGCTCGGGCACGGGTGTCTGGCAGATGTCGGAGATGGTCCGCGCGGGCGAGATGTCACACGAGGACTTCGTCGAGGCGGAATCCTGCATGCATCGCTCGAAAGGCAGCTGCATGACCATGGGCACCGCCTCCACCATGGCCAACATGGTCGAGGCGCTGGGCATGTCCCTGCCCGAGAACGCCGCTATTCCGGCCGTGGATTCGCGGCGCTACCAGTTGGCTCAACTGAGCGGCCGCCGGATCGTGCAGATGGTCCACGAGGATCTGCGCATGTCCAAGATCCTTACCCGCGAGGCCTTTGAAAACGCCATTCGCACCAATGCCGCGATCGGTGGCTCGACCAACGCAGTGATCCACCTGCTGGCCCTGGCAGGTCGCATCGGCGTCGAGCTGAACCTGCAGGACTGGGACGAGCTGGGCTCCAAGCTTCCCTGCCTGGTGAACCTCCTTCCGTCGGGCGAGCACCTGATGGAGGACTACTACTACGCGGGCGGCCTGCCTGCCGTCCTGCGCGAGATCGCCGCACATCTTCATACGGATGCATTGACCGTCAATGGGCATACGCTTGGGGAGAACATAGCCAATGCCCCTTGCTGGAACCGGGATGTCATCAAGACCATGGACGAGCCGGTCAGGGCCGAGGCCGGCATCGCCGTATTGAGGGGAAATCTCGCACCCAATGGCGCGGTGATCAAACCCTCGGCAGCCTCGCCCCACCTTCTGAAGCATCGTGGTCGTGCGGTGGTCTTCGAGAACATCGAGGACTTCCATGCACGCATCGACGACGATGCACTGGACATCGACGAAACCTGCGTGATGGTCCTCAAGAACTGCGGACCACGCGGCTACCCCGGCATGGCGGAGGTCGGCAACATGCCGCTACCGCCAAAGTTGCTCAAGCGGGGCATCACCGACATGGTGCGCATCTCCGACGCCCGCATGAGTGGCACGGCTTACGGCACCGTGGTGCTGCACACATCACCGGAAGCCGCCGCCGGCGGCCCGCTGGCACTGGTGCGGGACGGTGACATGATCGAACTCGACGTGCCGGGACGCCGGATCCATCTCGAAGTTGGTGATGAGGAGCTTGCGCGCCGCAAGGCGAACTGGAAGGCGCCCGAGACGCCCACGCGTGGCTGGTACAAGCTCTATGTCGAGCATGTCCAGCAGGCAGATCTTGGCGCGGACCTGGACTTCCTCGTAGGCGGCAGCGGCGCTGACGTACCGCGCGACTCGCACTGA